The Juglans regia cultivar Chandler chromosome 10, Walnut 2.0, whole genome shotgun sequence genome includes the window ctgttcgaacttaaaaattttcccgtttgaactattttctgggacgaatttaaaccgtgacgaaaaatttttttcgttcgaatgtgttcgaacggtttccttcaatttcgtcccaaaagaaattttttgggacgaaatggtgattttcgtcccaaaataccttttggcacagtgatattggaacgactttgggacgaatttttttcgtcccaaaaatttttacgggacgaaattggggtcttttgggacgaaaattttcatcccaaaagaccctttctgttgtagtgtaataattagatgaagtttattttttcatctctaCAATTCAAGTACGTAGCTAGTCGTCTGTATTTCggattactattatatatattggctgCTTGCACAAGGACTTAATCTGTGAGGTTATCGATCactttttattctttcattctACTCTAGCTTTCTACATTGATCTATGTTTAAtgttaggctatgtttggatattgttaAGATCACCTTAACTTTTTTCAAACCAATTAacttttataagaagttaaatctatctcaacggtctattttatacatttaaacatatatatattctaatctattgatattcaaacatatttaaatgaaatacataaaatattactattcatatattaattagattaatatatattacctTAACATCCAAACCACTTAGTATGTGTACGTCCCGATACAAacatgagagagatagagaggagTGGTTGTAATTGATCAAGGGGTGCGTGTGTGTATAATCTTGCTACATTAGGGATGAATTATCCCAAGATTGACTAGTAGTAGTACTTGAGCTAAAATATGTAGAATCTATGCATGATCACTCACATCATTTGAAGAAGCTGTGGTACTGGAAGAGTTGGCCAATGGCCATGTGCCACCTGCTTTTAAGAGACCGTCATAGAAAATGAGAAACCCAGCCATGCATGCACGCACCGATTTGAGCCGGCTAATTCAGGCGTTGCTAATTTCCATCAGCTAGCTAGCAATGGTGGATGGGTGGGACAAGCACTTTTGGTAGGTATATAATTAGGGACACACTGATGGCCACTATGTTAAAGGCATGCTTGAAGCCATCATTAGTGTTGCAACCCTGAAAGCAAAAAGCATTAATGATCATCGCCAAAACTTTTAAGAGCTCCGTATCGGAGACGGGATTAAgggttattattatatatagccTCAGTGTCAACGTGATCTTATGATCATGTAATTTCTGTAAacaattttgtttccttttttggCTTGATTACCAAATcctgaaaattatatatacttgatCACTATATATACACGAAGCTTAATTCTGTAGTACACTTGTCGATTTACATGAAATTAATTAGCAagatatataaacttatttatatcagatgaatatatatatatatatatatatatatatatatatatatatataacgccATGCAAAACATATTGGTGTTTTTCCCATTATTCTATTATATGCAGGTTGAGGGTAAGTAgatattatttacaattaactTTTTTCTGATCTTTGCAAATAACGCCATGCAAAACATAAAATTGATCATATAATATAGTTGGGTTATAATTGCAATTATATCATGAGATagagtaattttaaaaatttagtaatttgaacATTTGCTTGGCTTTTATCCGCGGTTAAATTGGTTCGACCTGTCTAAATATTCTTCTTTCGTTTCTTCGCCTGCATGGACTCAGCTCTTTCTGAAGTACCTGATGATGATAGTAATGaaaaaactcatataaaaaaaacaaaaggtgggATAAAGTACTTGCCACTTCTTGCTTCAAATGACTGAGAATACGGTAGTGATAGACTCTCAGTCatttctatatatctatataagaACGCGAATACAATGCTAATTGGTGATTGCCTTTTTTCAGTACTTGAGGTCATTGCAGATAAGTCGTTTCTGAATTTCTAATTAAAGCTGTCTTCTGAGTACGTCTGAGCTACCATTGATCATATATGGTAATATggcacatatatttataaataattgtttgaattaaagaaAGTTCGTTTGATCAGCACAAAATGGGTCTTTTTTGTCCAATTTGACGAGacctttgaataaaagaaaGCTTCTATAAATGGATGTTATTTCGGTAAAAGAAGCAAAGAGTGATTCTTAATTGGATGATGAAGCTTCTGGCAGACTGGTATGGTTCTGTAGTAGGGGTAACCAGAGTACTAGAAAAGTAATACATACAGTTTTTTCATCCATCTCTTCCGGAtgtattcattttctttgtcccatcatgattttaatttgtggCCTAGAAATTGGCCCAGGGGAAGTGCCATGTGGTGAGCGCAGGTATGTGCACATGGTTTCTCTCATTCCCAAGCCCTTAGACTGTGAACCGGTAGTGGGAAACCTGGGGTTTTGGGGGTCTTCAAGAGAATCAGTCGCAGAGGAAATCACCTCACCCGATTGGATTTAGGAAACAAAAACCCAGTTTTTTAGGAGCAATGGAGCCTGGGGAGCTGTGAGTCTGTGATAGGAGAAACAACTCGGTAACTTGGTTTCAGTGTatgtcaaattttaaaagaaacaaacaagaaTTGAAGTACAATGTTTGCTTAGCTATCTCCTTTTGTGCATGCCAGTGCAGGTACATCTGTTGTTCAAATCTCTAAGAACAGTGCACTTGGATTCGTTCTGTCatggttttttttcttgttcattcCCTTTTCATCTGCCTATTAATATCATCTGCAGATTCTGTTTGAATCCCATGAACGAAACCTTTCCCTTTTAGCTATTTGTCGTTTCTAGTAGTTGAGCAAGAAAAGCAGTGGAGCTTTAAACTGCCATAGCCATTTTGTTTGAACAAAAGAACGTTATCCTTGCCTGCTCATGTATTCGCTTTTCTGATCTAATAGTAGATACATCATCTAATTTTATGGTATCAGCTTTAGCTACTTTGCTTTTTCAAACCTTAAAAGAAACACTTCAATGTCTCTTCTTTTGCACGCCCGTGATCTATATCATAGCTTAATTCCTATGTCTCAGTAAAAGTATCATGCATCTTTTAATTCCGTCGACCATTCTTATCTCCCGTTGATCTCATCTGCTGTTCTTCCTGTTCGATAAAAGCGAAAGTTAGTTCCTTTTTCTTGCATAATTACTTTTCTCGGGATAACTGATTAGTAGGCCGCTAGGCTTTTTCTAATTCATGAATCTGGTAAACACAGTTAAAGATCAAATGGCTTCTGCTTTATGTTGCTTTAGAAACCCACTACCTTGGTTTGCCGTTCTTGCTCCATTAATATTCCTGATTTCTGCTGGTTTCTCGGGCCTAGGGTTCTCATCCTTGTTCCAGCTTTCATCTACAGTATTTATCTTGTCTGCCATGTACTTCACATTCTCAAAGCACAAACCAGTGGTAGCTGAGAACCGAGAAGATCAGGATATAGGGTCTGAACAAGAAAGTTCATCGCAGATGGAAGATGTTTCAGAATCTCAGCCCGAAAGTGAAACTAAAACACAGGAGGACAAATCCGAAGAAGGTAAGAGTGAGATTCATGACCACTTGGTCACATCACCTAATTATAATTCGCTATCAGAGAGCGAATGGCAGTATAAGTACTACTTGTCGACTAGTGAGGAATCAGAAGTTGAATGGCCGTTTCGAGATCAAAAGCTGGATCAAAGCCCAGATTGCTCAGATGGTTCGATTTCTGACGAGGAAAGTCTGATTGAAATTGCCCTTCCAAGTGGGCAGTATGTTGGTCATAACGAAGTGATGAAGACAAAGGATAAAAAGCAACATGAGAAGGTGCCAGATTTCTCTCAAGAATCCATTTTCCAGCCACGTTGTTTGATGGAGCTCTTATCTGAGATGAACGAGGAGGACAACTTGATTGAGATTGACATATCCATGGGCTCCATCAAGTGTTCAAGGTTTGAGATTGAAGCTTGAGTTGCGTTTTGGatcagtttatatataaatgaatgacTTCACTATATATTAcacaaattaagtttttttttttttgatcctCCATGGATTTCGTTGAATCATGAATGTAGGATGTCATACTTCACTAGGTGTACCTTCCGTTAATTTGCTTTCTAGCTTGTTGTGCACTGTGAATTAGCTTCTGCTGATCCCAAACTTTGGATACCCGTTTGATTATGACCAAggcagtagtagtagtagcagtagtagtacttgtactatatatatatatatatatggccctTTGTTTTCTGATCTTCCACTTGCATGAACTCCTTTTACTTTGTCTCTGGTCCTTGATCTTTTTGTTCATTTGGTATGCATCCAACTGATCCTCCATTAATAATGTTTCAGAAGCACTAGTCGTGTTCTCATGTGGGTTCCATAGAAGACAGCTCACGAGACATGAGCGCCGAGAACCAGCTAGCTAGCAGCAGCTTGTTTTTATACcattaatctaattaattaattcactagatgcatatataattaattacctaCGAGTTTAATAATATGATGTCAATTTTTAATGATGGAAACTAAAGTACGTACATAGCTAATAAAATACAACTTTTGCTAGCTTAATTTAATTCCCATGAAGCGTTAATCAGCACCTAAGTAGCTCGCTCATGGCCAGTACTCTTAATTTCTGCACCATGCCagtatttttcttcttatcttGAAGATTATGAGAAGAGTCGAAGACTGACTAAGGTCTAAGGTATATATGccaatgttataaaaatatatatatatatatatatataaaacacatATTAAATCCAAACTAagtatttaaaatcatatataattaagtacgTTAATTTAGAAAGTGAATTCATTCAATAATTTCAATAAAGATGTACTAATACAAATCCAAAATAGTTTATATGAATgcaatttatgtattttttttttttctaagcaagccTCGTtgatttaactaaaaaataaaccgTAGTACATACTGCAGAAGAAAGTATCTTGAACTCGaacacctttttattttttttgcaaatgtCATTATTTAATTACGAAGAAGATAAATGCCCTAAAATAATAAGCTCATCGTTATAATTATAATTCTTAGTGCATAGAGAAGTAGTATTAGGTACCGGTTTACACAGACACTCCTTTCTCTCTGCGAAACCCAAACCAAAACCCCCCTTTCTCTCTAACCCTAAACACTAGATCTGttgaaagggggtgggagcttcggctccaaTGCCCTCTTCCTTTTCTATGTCTATTTAATTTCTGTATagtattttttgttgtgttttttgattttaggccgaataagggaggatcgcTGTTCGAGTCTTTCCAGCCATCACATCTCTACATGCGCCTCCAATCCGGCATCCATCGGAGTGGCGtgtagcccgcacgcgcgggaTGAAATTCTGGACAGCGTTGGTGCGTGGCCTTCACGCGCCACCGAAGAGCCCTCTCCCGACACCACGCTCGGTTGCTGTGGAACCTTTGATTCCGGGTCTTCCAAGTTTGACcgtcggctttcctcccagCGTGAACAGTTTCTGCACGAAACATTGCCGACCATTGTGTACTGTTCAcccgttttgtattttttgttctgttttttattttgttacttTGTTGTTGTCCGTTTCagtattttgtaattgttttgtttCTGGTGTTGGTGTTATTTTTGTTGACCCTAGTGAGGTTTGGGCCTTTAGATTGGACGTAATCCGGGACAAGGCTTTCGAGAGTGATGGGCGATGCTACGGCTAGTGGTTATACGGCCGGGCTGTTGTAGTCCGTATGTACGTTGGGTGCTCGTTCCACCAGGGCTCGAGatgacgatgcttgcggtgggcgtgacGTCTGGGGTCTCACcagagcttgtggtcttgtagttgttaatgtggttatttgtagttatttgttagtttagtttttaataaaataggaataggctatgggatttgatgtccatagcagtgtcccgtactcttcttccttgggaggatagagagggccatttagttctgtttttacagagcgctttctcaGTTACGAGAGAGTTggattagaagttaagacaatatccgccacaaatgtatttgtgtgttgGGAAGCCCCAGAGCTGTTGCATTAGTTGGCTTATAGACTGGATTTCTTATGTATTGGAActtcttgtattgataagtcacatttgtaacttcgatttattaatgaaatgagtatgtttcattcaaaaaaaaaaaaaagaggtaccGGTTTACACACAAATCTTACACAAAAAAGTTTACATgctaacataattaattataagaaaaatgatagttacaattGTGAGTACACAAGTAccgtgcaatcactttaaaaaaaataaatatatacgagactcacatgaaaaaaaattatttttttaataatagactccactctttttcaaaatgactctACAATATTTATGCACTTTACGActacatgtagcattactcaattagCTTATTTCTACCCTCACAAATTTAATTCCCCACATATAATTAAGCATGATCATGTAAATcctctttgtttttcaaattttcgaAAATTTATGTACTAAATTTGCATCTAGTAAAAAACAGGCAGTATCTACTTACTGTACGACCCACGTGTCACATTCGCAACAGCTGATCGCACTAGACCCCATATAAGTTTATAACAATCAAACGCTTCCGAACCACCCTAGTACCCAATTCTTATCGACAAATAAACGGTCTAGATATACCCACGTGTCGTGCTCGATGCCATGATTACCTCAACGATCCAACGGACCCCAACACCTTAACATCTCCATCTCTGCAACTCCACCCCATTCCCGGAGCTCCTCCTTGCTCGGCACTATTCCCAATTCTGCCCTTCGCCTTTCCACCCAATCTCCTCCAAATCCCTCCCTCCTCAGATTGTATTTTCTATTCTGTGAATTAACAAGTTCTccgttcctttttcttttttatgactgggcattttttttccttgctttgTCATTTGTACCTCAGAAAACTTTTTACTTGGTTCTTTCGGCGGAAAAGTTTTGGAATTTAGTATGCAATGTCCGGTCATACCTAAAAAGATTTGGAAACTAGTCTGTTTTTTCTAAAACTCAATTAGAAGTAGAAGATTGCGTGTCTGAAAAGTTTTGTATTAGGTCAATTTTGTGAATCTTTATTTCCGAAAACTTATAGCAGGAGTCTTTTGAAAATCTTGATCATACCCGTATAATTTCACGGCTTAAAATTCTATACAGTTTAGACCTCTATGTCTTTCTAGCTTGAAGTTGTTGAACGGCCTATTTCGAGCAATTCTATCAGAATTGGGTCTATGGAAGTTAGTGAGTTCGATTCATTTGGTAGAATTGAATCACTCCAAGGGAAATACTTTGGATCCCGAAATATTTTGGGTCTCAAATTCGAGATCCAAAATGTGTcctgaatgaattttttttttatcaaatgattaaaaaaatattttttaatgatgttataatttttttatttttttaaaaaatatttatgatgattaaaaaaaaaaaccctattcGGGACACATTTTGGGTCCTGAATTCAAGACCCATAGCAGTTCCCCTCCCAGAAAAAGCTTCAAGCTCAAAGTTTTTGAATAGGGTCTAGTATGTGAAAATCAACCAGACGCAAAAGTAGAAAAGCCGATGGCTGATTTGGACAACGAGTCAGGGGGgcacaacaacaacaacgctAACAACGACTTCTCATCTCGAGAGCAAGACAGGTTCCTCCCCATCGCTAACATGAGCAGAATCATGAAGAAGGCCTTGCCCACAAATGCCAAAATCTCAAAGGACGCTAAGGAAACAGTGCAGGAATGTGTCTCAGAGTTCATAAGCTTTATAATTAGGGAGGCCTCGGTCAAGTGccagagagagaagaggaagacgaTCAATGGAGATGACTTGCTATGGGCGATGACTACTCTGGGGTTTGAGGAGTATGTGGAGCCGCTTGAGATTTATCTGCAGAAGTATAGGGAGATGGAGGGGGAGAAGAGCTCGGTGGGGAGGCAAGGTGAGAAGGATGGTGGTGATGGGGTTGCCGCGTGCGGTGGAGGGACCGGTGGGGTGGTGAGCTTTGGGACAAGTGATAATGGTGGCTTTAATGGGGTTGGGGGATTTTATGGAGGGATGTATGGTGGGGTAATGGGGCATCATCATGGGCACGTTTATGGCTCTGGTGGATCTCCTCATGTGGGTATTGGTGGTAGTGTCATCGGGAAGGGTGGGTGAGGCGATGGTGGCAGTGGTGGTGGCGCTTCCATTTTAAGGTCAAGGTAGGTGTTGTGTGGATTGCTAAATGAATAATATGATAGAAGGATTGTTATTGTTAGGGTATTCCATATAGAGAATATTGAAACAAGTATTGTGTATAAACAACCACACTTTCATTGAGTATTCGAATGCGATATATAGTTATAGAACTTGAGTTATAAAAGGAATTGATacataaaaaaggaaagaatatggaaaatatgCTATATAGGctatacaaataaatagaacaGGCAGTGCTCCTGTAATGACGCTAGAAATAATATCTTGAGATCACGCAACTAAATGAAATCCCATAGTTGGAGGGCTGATTATGTGATTGCATTTATATGCCCCCGCAAGAATGGTGTGCCATCTGTTAAACCAATCTTGGAATAGAGGAGCTGAAAGCGTGAACGAGAGAGCGGCTTGGGGAGTAGATCAGCCAGTTGGTCTTGAGTTGGAACGTGAGCAACCTTTAGTGCTCCACGGGTAACATAGTCACGAACAAAGTGAAGGTCAATGGCAATATGTTTCATGCATGAGTGCATGACTGGGTTGAGACTGAGGTGAGTGGCACCTACATTGTCACATAGCAGTAGTGGAGGTGCTGAGAGAGGAATACCGAGTTCAAGTAGAAGGGATTTGACCCATGCAATTTCAGAGGTGGTAGCTGCTAGAGCTCGGTATTCTGCTTCTGTAGAAGATCGAGCTACTGCCTTTTGTTTCCTAGTTCGCCATGATATTAAATTTGAACCAAGGAAGAGAAGATAAGCAGTGGTGGAGGTTCGGTCATCTTGATTGCCGGCCCAAATTGCATCCGAGAAGGCACGAAGCTGAATAGGAGAGGATCGTTGAAGCAAGATGCCATGCTGGATAGTGTGCTTCAAGTACCGTAAAATTCTCTTGTAGCTTGCCAATGAATAGAGCTGGGATTATGCATGAATTAGGCCAATTTGTTGACAGGAAAACTGATATCAGGCCTCGTGAAAGAGAGGTATTGTAAGGCACCGATGATGCAGCGAAACTCAGTGCAATCTACTGGAGGAGAGCCATCACCCAGATGAAGCTTGACGCTGGTAGATAGAGGTGTGTTCACATATTTGGCACCATCCATGCGTGTGCGATCAAGCAGGTCTCgaacatatttttgttgagtAAGGAAGTGACCCTTAGTCATAGGAATGACCTCAATTCCCAAGAAGTAGTGAAGAGATTGCAGCTCTTTTAAGGAGTATTCAACCCCAAGCTGATGGACTGATGAAGATAGGTTTGATTATTACCTGTAAGGATAAAATCATCAACGTAGACGAGTACATGCATGGTAATGCCATCGGAATTGTAGATGAAGAGAGAACAATCTGAGGCTGAATTTTTGAATCCCAGTTGAAGCAAGCTGTGGTGCAAAGCAGTGTACCATGCACGTGCCGCTTGTTTAAGGCCGTAAAGATACTTTTGAAGTTTACACACAAAGGAGGGATGAGAAGGCTCTACGAAACATGCTAGTTGCTTAAACACTACCTCATCAAGTGTCCCATGCAAGAAAGTGTTGTTAACGTCAAGCTGAAATAGAGGCCAGTTTTGTCGTAGTGCTAGTGATAGAACAAGGCGAACAATGGTAGGCTTGACTACCGGACTGAAAGTTTTACCATAGTCAATGCCGGGACGTTGGTGAAAGCCTTTTGCAATGAGTCGGGCTTTGTACCTGGCAATGCTTCCATCTGGGTTTCGCTTGAGTCAAAAAATCCACTTGTTGCCAACAAGATTTTGAGATGGATGAGGAGGGACAAGAGTCCAAGTGTCATGTCGAACCAGAGTAGTAAATTCCTTTGACATTGCATGTCGCCAATTTGAATCCTTGATAGCTTGAGAAACACACGTTGGCTCAACTGATGGAGTGACAGGATGTTTGGTGACCAGATAGAGTTGTTTTGATCGATAGATGTTGATCATGGAGCGTGTGATCATTGGGTGAGTGCGTATGGAGGTTGATCCTCTGGTAGAGGTTGGCTTTCTAGTAGAATTGGTGATGAGAAAGTAGTGTATGTAGAGCAAGTATCAGGGATACTAACCTCAAGTGAAGAAGGAGGAACACAGGGCACATGATGCGTAGGGGTCACTGCAGGAGGAGGTGATGCATCCGAACCATGTATTGGAGGAACGGGGGGCATTGAGGTACTCTCGAGGCAAGGAACGATTGGTTGGTTTGCACTGGAGTTGAAACGATTTGCTGAAGAGGAAATATATCTTCAGCAAAGGTGACATGCCGAGAGACATATGTGCAATTAGTGTCCACGTGAAGGCATAAATAAGCACTCTGAGAATTAGAGTAGCCGAGGAAGACTTATGGAAGGGATTTTGATTCCATTTTATGGGTGTTATATGGTTTTAACCAAGGAAAGCAGAAACATCCAAAGGTGCGAAGTTTAAGATAATTGGGGGGTCGATGGAAAAGTTTTTCTAGAGGACTTAGCATGTTTAGGACAGGGGAGGGTAATCTGTTGATTAGGTAGACAGCTGTCTTGAATGCAAAATTCCAGTAAGTTAAGGGCATGTTCGTACGGTGGAGGACAGTTAAGCTAGTCTCGACAATATGTCGATGACGTCGTTTAGCAGTGCTGTTTTGTTGCGGCGTGTGGGGGGTAGTAGTTAGATGACTAATGCCTTGAGAGTTGAGAAAAGCTTTGAGTTTAATAAATCCCCTGCCATTGTTAGTGTACAAGTTTCTAATCTTGTGACTAAATTGGCGTTCAAGGAGAGGAACAAGCTGATAGAAGATGGGGGCAAcatcagatttattttttaaaggaaagaGCCAGCAATACTTAGTGAAATGATCAACAAATagtacataatatttaaaaccaaTTTTGTCAACAATCGGGGCAAGACCCCATACATTAGCATACAAGTATTCAAGAGGAAGGTGACTTGTGACAGATGTGGTTGAAAACGGAAGCTTGTGTGATTTATTGATGTTGCAGGAGACACAAGTACGACTGGGCTGCTTGGAAGACAAGGGAAGAGATAGGTGACAAAGGAGATGTTGCATGACTTTGAGGGAAGGATGTCCGAGGCGATTATGCCATGCATCGAGAGAGACCCGTGTCCCAGCAACAAGAGCCGAGAAGGTTTGCTTATTCGAATAGTCCAGTGTAGGGAGTGGATACACACCTTCAACGCAATTACCTCGAAGCAGCGACGCCCCCGTGAtcaaatccttcacaagaaaatgagagtaaaaaaattcaacaaagacATGATTAGTTTTGGTGAAGCTGTGAATGgagattagattttttttaattgagggAATACATAAGGTGTTATCAAGAATGAAATAACGTTTAGGTGCAGAAAAACACATTGAGCCAACATGAGTAACGGGTAAACCTGTGCCATCGCCAATGATAACCTCATATTGTCCATCATATTCGGAGTGAATGTTGAGGTTGGAAAGATCAGTGGTGATATTGTGGGAGGTAGCGTAATCTAGGAGCCACTTTTTCTCTTGACCAGCTGTGGTTGTGCAGTTGACAACGGCATCAGGAGAGTGCAACTTGTGACATTTCTTGGCTGTGTGCCCAGGTTGATCACAGAATTGGCACGTTGGAGTAGGACGATTGTTGCACTGCTgaggtttt containing:
- the LOC109000731 gene encoding uncharacterized protein LOC109000731 — protein: MNLVNTVKDQMASALCCFRNPLPWFAVLAPLIFLISAGFSGLGFSSLFQLSSTVFILSAMYFTFSKHKPVVAENREDQDIGSEQESSSQMEDVSESQPESETKTQEDKSEEGKSEIHDHLVTSPNYNSLSESEWQYKYYLSTSEESEVEWPFRDQKLDQSPDCSDGSISDEESLIEIALPSGQYVGHNEVMKTKDKKQHEKVPDFSQESIFQPRCLMELLSEMNEEDNLIEIDISMGSIKCSRFEIEA
- the LOC109000722 gene encoding nuclear transcription factor Y subunit B-3-like: MADLDNESGGHNNNNANNDFSSREQDRFLPIANMSRIMKKALPTNAKISKDAKETVQECVSEFISFIIREASVKCQREKRKTINGDDLLWAMTTLGFEEYVEPLEIYLQKYREMEGEKSSVGRQGEKDGTGGVVSFGTSDNGGFNGVGGFYGGMYGGVMGHHHGHVYGSGGSPHVGIGGSVIGKGG